Within Hydra vulgaris chromosome 02, alternate assembly HydraT2T_AEP, the genomic segment cctaattCTGACCCTAACCCTCTAACCCTAACCCTTACCCTAACCCtgacgttttttaaacgttaattGTTAGTTGGAACTATAACccaattattatcatttaataggatttattaaaatttttatacataagcaattacaaattataatCACTATTAACCAATTTTacagttattaataatattattattgtttttggttaatattatcattattaaaatttttattatcattttattaatgctattattatattatatctttatcaTAACGCTTTAATATTGATTAGTAtttgtactatttgtaaaagatCTTTACAATTTACAACTtgtttcagaatatatataactaaattgaATTGAAAAGGTTACGCGATCTAAACCTAGAtctagttttaataaaaacaaaatacaaaggAACAAGTTGCTATTTTTGTAACAACTTGtttgtgtaaataaaatatgatttcaTGTTTTATATATCAGGGGCCAAtgctataaacataaaaaacgaAGTTTTTTCCGTAAAACACGAAGTTTTTACCGTAAAAagcgaagaaaaaaaaagtccattgctataaacattcaaaaaataccGTTTTTGAGATAAAAACTTCGCTATTAAATCCAATGCTATAAACGAACAAGGGAATCcctttttcagataaaaaatgcgttttttcgaaaaaaaatttcagatagattttttatctctattttagatattttcttCGTGATTTTTAGCGGCCATTCTTGGAACAACGTTAGCACATCAAAATCATTGAACATTCTCTGTTTGTGTTTTTATGTAGATATTTTACAGATAAAACTGAAAAGGATTTTggtaattaaactaatttaatttaagtaattaaactaattacttAAAATCTGCATTTAATCGATTATTTAGTTCCTTGTTGTTTTTCCTTGTTAGGTTTTTGATAGTAATTTtggttaaacaaatttttcatgtttgactaaagaaaagtatatatagTCGACAATTATGCCATATAATACACAAAtacacaacaaaataaaatgctgtctaaagaacttaaaatgTTACTAGCAATAAAGATCAGAGAAAACAAAGAGGTTCTTCTTGGGAAGCTTAGTATGTTTTAATTAgcaaactatttaaataaaaatatgtataattacattatatatatatatacatatatatatatatatatatatatatatatatatatatatatatatatatatatatatatatatatgtatatatatatatatatatatataatataggtaaGCTTTTTTAGGTATGattctaattataaaataatatattattataaaatatttagtattttactatataaaactatattatactatatattgattatttatttactctACTTTTAGGTCCATCTATTACTATGAGGCATAGAAATAGAATTTGGGAAGACATAATGTcacatttaaatagtttagggGCAAAAATTGAAGATATCAACCAGCTGCGTAATAGAGAGTGGGATTATTTGCGAAGAGCTACAATgcaaaaatttgctaaaagtCTAAAAACAGGTAtagttttgttatatatatatttatatgtgtgtgtgtgtgtatgtgtgtgtgtgtgtgtgtgtgtgtgtgtgtgtgtgtgtgtgtgtgtgtgtgtgtgtgtgtgtgtgtgtgtgtgtgtgtgtgtatatacacacacatatataattaaatatttttgtatatatataatatatacaaatatatatatacattttttaaaggtgCTGCAGGGAGACAACTAACAGAATTAGATAATGTTGTCTTAGACATTCTTGACAGGAAGTCAATAAATGTATCTGGAATCAATGTTCCTGATTTTAATATCTCTTTTTGTATGACAGATGATGCATTGTCATCCACTCCCAACCAACTTTCTACTCCCACTGCCACCCTTTCTTCATCAAGTAAAGAAGTAAACTTTACTTTGAAACAATCTTCTGATACAGCCTCTTTTATTTCATCTATGTCTggtatatttttctttattggtTAAGACTAGTTgtattataagatatatatatatatatatatatatatatatatatatatatatatatatatatatatatatatatataggtaatgcaatttataaattgttttttttttaaatctcagttgtttaatttagttaattgtAGGTTTTAgacttataattatataacagaCAACATCAATTTgtgcttaattttttaaaactagtatttcCAAAACCATCAAaaacttcttatttttaaaggaaTCTAAACCACctttcttattattttagttaactgATCTTGTTTTGACACCtagaattaaattttagattcaATTCAAAATAAACCATCAATGGgggcattaaaaaatttaaaaagaaaacaagctAGAAAAAGTCTCTTGGTAGatggaagttttaaaaaattgaaagtaagTGTTTTAGGGTTAGAAAAAGAAAGATTAGAAAAAGAACAAGAGTTAAGagttaaacttttgaaattggACGTTGCCCTCAGGCAACAGCAAATTCGAAAAGAAAAGGCTTTAACAATATATTACACAACAGCAACAAAGCTAATGCATGAGAAAATGCAACCTTCAAACCAGcaacattttgtaaatacagacacggtattttattttttattttttaaattaatttgtagtaatatttagtataactttatcattaaaaatttttttttgttttaggagGAAATTCTCTTGCATTAAGAGAAAAGCTACAtcataattttatgttaaattttgaaaattattgtataaaaatatatactatatttaaacATTCGTCTTGTATAACCATGaccaattacatttttttagtaacaataaaaaaataactccaatctgaaattgttattgttatttcatttttttatcaccATTGCCTTACAGTAATAAATTCTGTAAAACTTCACACAAACATTAAGACCAATGCTGTTGCGATGTGAAATAGATACAAGCATTACAACTATAAAGTTAACAAATctcctattattttttaagcgtgctctataaaaaaacaaaatatacatacttaaaaacaaatataaacatatatttttatggtctaattttttataaaagtttcttgcatttattaaaaaatcattgtgtaaatttttttccaattttaattCAACTAATTTAGACACAAATCTATGATCCATGTCTAAACAATTTTGATAGATCTTATGCTCTAGAACAAAttgtttatgaatttttaaacaatatttttaagtaaagtagTTAAGTAGCTGTAATCGTCTATTCAAAGCTCTATCATTCTGATTTTCTTGAGCTAGATTTTCATCAGCTTGTTCTTCTTCGAGTTCTTCAAAGTCATTACCGTTGTCTCCATGTCGAATACACAAGTTATGGATAACAAATCCACACATGATAAGCTTAGAGGCATCTTCGACCTTATGCAAGCGAACTCCAGTTTTCAAAGCATAAAACCTGTTTTTGACAATTCCAAAACATCGCTCAATTATGTTTCTAGTTTTTCTCTGTGCTATGTTAAAACGTTTTTGAGCTCCGTCTGGATCACCGGGAAAAGGTGGAATTAACCATTCTCGACATGGGTACGCAGAGTCAGCCAAAATTACAGCTCCATTAAATGGAAGCTCTCCAATTTCAAACTTGTTCCATAGGTTGCAATTTCTTAGAACCTAATAGCAGTAAAgtcacaatatttaaatttactgtAAGTTAcattataatacattatattaattagtCTAAGCTACATTAAAATTAGCAATCATAATAGTTCAAATAGTATGTTCAAATATGAACATTCCGAAGAGTGTCACGTACTAGTTGAATAGCCGGCATTAGTGCACTAACAGTTGTAAAATATAACTTAGTGACAGACTTACATGTGCATCATGCCACCTTCCTGGACTGTTGGTCGATGCATAAAATATGGATGTGTCGGGTCCACATGCTGCCATTGCATTTATGCTATGGACATGATGGCGATTGATTAGAGAATCTTCATCTGCTTGAGGAGGGTTAGAAAGGAGTATATGAGATCCATCCAGGACACCACATACGCACGGAAAACCTCCGATTTCCATGAACTTCTGTGGAAGAGTAGAGCAATCATTGGGCCACTTTTCTCACTTGATCTCTTGTCGAATCTAATCTTATAGgataacaatttttatctttactaaacttagtttttaatttacttactaaaataaaaataataagcaacTTTATATGACAACGTAAAACTTtcaatagttttattaacttaatacaCTAACATTGAAAATAGCTTCTCCTACACTGTGTATAATACGATAAATTGTGTTGGTAGAGATTCCATGACAGTCTCtgagaacataaaaaaaaacatttgtgccaataaaatgaagaaatacCATTATCTGGAAACGTACTGAAATGCTTTTATTTCGCTTAGTATAATGTTGCAAATTATCTTTAAGCCTAGtttctaaaaaatctaatacAGCTCTTGGGACTCGATACTGCTCTCGAAAAACGTTGTCAGAAACATCTTCGTTAAAAGAGCGACCATTAAActaaaatgaaattgaaaaacaaaacaaaaatataatttctgtgCATATTTAGTATGATTTCTGATTTTGTTCgataacaaatcattaaaaaaacatcaaaatttagtaatttttagtaATGCTTTAAACTCCAACCTCTCGAGGCAATCGGTGGCACTGTGGACCAGAGTGACCGCCAGGTTGAGTTGTTCCCCaggtctaattttttttttgcaatagcTAGATATACATTAGTAGACACCATTTATAACATTTAGAACTTCTGGGGTGttggaattttcaaaaaaaaatgagacaaaaaaatcaaaaaatagctATACTTATCACTGTGGACCTGAGTGACCACCAGATTAAAATGTTCCCTaggtctgattttttttttcaatagttggGTATACACTATTTCTAACATTTTGGGAAGACactatttataacattttgggAAGACactatttataacatttaaaacttctagggtgttaaaaaaaattgataaaaaaaaattaaaaaataggtgTAACTTATCCTATACAAATAAAAGCACAAAGTAAAAAAGCTTTATGTTAACTAGTTATAATATAAGTctaaatctataaataatatactttacaatatatacttgaaattataaacattaagttaaattatataattattcagtttatttaatgttttttgatgCAAACTCGACAACACTGGATTTTAGTCGTTTTGCATAATCTATATGGTTAACTCTTCGTTTGTATCTAttccatgtttttttgaattcatgATGAATAGCTTCTCCTGTTTGCTCACAGTAAACTCCTAGGCCG encodes:
- the LOC136076336 gene encoding uncharacterized protein LOC136076336, whose translation is MLSKELKMLLAIKIRENKEVLLGKLSPSITMRHRNRIWEDIMSHLNSLGAKIEDINQLRNREWDYLRRATMQKFAKSLKTGAAGRQLTELDNVVLDILDRKSINVSGINVPDFNISFCMTDDALSSTPNQLSTPTATLSSSSKEVNFTLKQSSDTASFISSMSGIFFFIG
- the LOC136071622 gene encoding putative nuclease HARBI1 isoform X2: MEIGGFPCVCGVLDGSHILLSNPPQADEDSLINRHHVHSINAMAACGPDTSIFYASTNSPGRWHDAHVLRNCNLWNKFEIGELPFNGAVILADSAYPCREWLIPPFPGDPDGAQKRFNIAQRKTRNIIERCFGIVKNRFYALKTGVRLHKVEDASKLIMCGFVIHNLCIRHGDNGNDFEELEEEQADENLAQENQNDRALNRRLQLLNYFT